A single region of the Eleginops maclovinus isolate JMC-PN-2008 ecotype Puerto Natales chromosome 4, JC_Emac_rtc_rv5, whole genome shotgun sequence genome encodes:
- the ca7 gene encoding carbonic anhydrase 7, giving the protein MTGNQWGYGKDDGPSAWHKNYPIAEGDRQSPIDIVPNQARHDPNLGPIVLNYDHCTSINIANNGHSVVVEFEDSDDRSVIQGGPLDNPYRLKQFHFHWGGKGCHGSEHTVEGNSYDSELHLVHWNAVKFKTFQEAASAPDGLAVLGIFLETGDEHRWLHMITDALYTVKFKGSVTDFKGFNPKCLLPSSLHYWTYLGSLTTPPLHESVIWIVIKEPMIVSDKQLGKFRTLVFTGEEEDQRTRMENNFRPPQLLKGRKVRSSN; this is encoded by the exons GACCTTCTGCATGGCACAAAAACTACCCCATTGCCGAGGGGGACCGGCAGTCTCCCATAGACATCGTCCCTAATCAAGCTCGACATGACCCCAACCTGGGTCCCATTGTCCTGAACTACGATCATTGCACCTCCATCAATATTGCCAACAATGGACACTCAGTTGTGGTGGAGTTTGAAGACTCGGATGACCGTTCAg TCATCCAGGGAGGCCCTCTTGACAACCCCTACAGGCTGAAACAGTTTCACTTCCACTGGGGCGGAAAGGGCTGCCATGGCTCTGAGCACACTGTTGAAGGAAACAGTTATGATTCTGAG CTTCATTTAGTACACTGGAATGCAGTCAAGTTTAAGACATTTCAAGAGGCGGCATCAGCTCCTGATGGCCTTGCTGTCCTCGGTATCTTTTTAGAA ACAGGTGACGAACACAGATGGCTTCACATGATAACAGACGCTCTGTACACGGTGAAGTTTAAG GGCAGTGTTACAGATTTCAAAGGTTTCAACCCCAAGTGCCTCCTACCCAGCAGCCTCCACTACTGGACCTACCTGGGTTCCCTGACCACCCCCCCTCTGCACGAGAGCGTCATCTGGATTGTGATCAAAGAGCCCATGATAGTGTCTGATAAACAG CTGGGCAAGTTTCGAACACTTGTATTcactggagaggaagaggatcagAGGACACGCATGGAAAACAACTTCAGGCCTCCCCAGCTTCTCAAAGGCAGGAAAGTGCGTTCTTCCAATTAA